The following proteins come from a genomic window of Acidobacteriota bacterium:
- the sixA gene encoding phosphohistidine phosphatase SixA, whose translation MAETIELYLIRHGLAAARGDQFPDDGKRPLTHKGIVRLRREARALEALGVVFDQVVTSPLVRTRQTAEIFADGAGSTAPIALADALAPGGTTAQAIEELGKYSRQRRIAIVGHEPTIGELAAKLIGARAALEFKKGAICRIDVETLPPARPGHLRWFATPKMLRLLRK comes from the coding sequence ATGGCTGAGACAATAGAGCTGTACCTGATTCGACACGGGCTTGCCGCCGCGCGCGGCGACCAGTTCCCGGACGACGGTAAACGCCCCCTCACGCACAAGGGCATCGTCCGCCTGCGCCGGGAAGCGAGGGCGCTCGAGGCGCTCGGGGTGGTGTTCGATCAGGTCGTGACCAGCCCGCTCGTGCGCACGCGGCAGACGGCGGAGATTTTCGCGGACGGCGCCGGCTCGACGGCGCCGATCGCGTTGGCCGACGCGCTCGCGCCTGGGGGCACCACGGCGCAGGCCATCGAGGAACTCGGGAAGTACTCCCGGCAGAGACGAATCGCGATCGTCGGGCACGAGCCGACCATCGGCGAGCTGGCGGCCAAATTGATCGGCGCGCGTGCCGCGCTCGAGTTCAAGAAGGGTGCGATCTGCCGGATCGACGTCGAGACGCTTCCCCCTGCCCGCCCCGGGCATCTCCGGTGGTTCGCCACGCCGAAGATGCTGCGACTGCTCCGGAAGTAG
- a CDS encoding CHAD domain-containing protein, translating into MKRRTKALGAALPLALEGDIAALHRARVASRRLRELLPVLRAPGAKLGKTRKRVRRLTRLLGRVREMDVALQLLDTLGEGVPRLALFEARQHVRSGREARREQMLRKLHTLSLKKLDRRLDELVAIVGDVDPAAWRRRLAALLTRRAARLHDAAAEAGAIYVPERLHGVRLAAKKLRYALEIAAEGGVREAARLAAIVRRSQITLGRLQDRHVLVREVHEVAGHATDDAARHGLLAIAAQLEQSARELHAEFLRQRDGLLAAGAAVRQEVVPELTRAARARRQLRAGLKTRSGRGRQALKAGA; encoded by the coding sequence GGAAGGAGATATCGCCGCGCTGCACCGCGCAAGGGTGGCCTCCCGGCGGCTGCGCGAGCTTCTGCCCGTGCTGCGCGCACCAGGCGCAAAGCTGGGAAAGACGCGAAAGCGAGTCCGCCGGTTGACGCGACTGCTCGGCCGCGTTCGCGAGATGGACGTCGCGCTGCAGCTGCTCGACACGCTCGGCGAAGGGGTGCCGCGCCTCGCGTTGTTCGAGGCTCGTCAGCACGTGCGGAGCGGGCGCGAGGCACGACGCGAGCAGATGCTCCGCAAGCTGCACACGTTGAGTCTGAAAAAGCTCGACCGCCGGCTCGATGAGCTGGTCGCCATCGTGGGCGACGTGGATCCCGCGGCGTGGCGACGCCGCCTGGCGGCGTTGCTCACGCGGCGCGCGGCGCGCTTGCACGACGCGGCGGCCGAGGCGGGGGCGATCTACGTGCCGGAGCGGCTGCACGGCGTCCGGCTCGCGGCCAAGAAGCTGCGGTACGCGCTCGAGATCGCGGCCGAAGGCGGCGTGCGCGAGGCGGCGAGGCTCGCCGCGATCGTCCGGCGCTCGCAGATCACGCTCGGTCGCCTGCAGGATCGCCACGTGCTCGTGCGCGAGGTGCACGAGGTGGCCGGTCATGCGACAGATGATGCGGCGCGGCATGGTCTCCTGGCGATCGCCGCGCAGCTCGAGCAGTCCGCTCGCGAGCTGCACGCCGAGTTCCTGCGTCAGCGCGACGGGCTGCTCGCCGCGGGTGCGGCGGTGCGGCAGGAGGTCGTGCCGGAACTCACGCGCGCGGCACGGGCACGAAGGCAGTTGCGGGCAGGATTGAAGACACGCAGCGGGCGCGGGCGCCAGGCCTTGAAGGCCGGCGCCTGA